Proteins from a single region of Bemisia tabaci unplaced genomic scaffold, PGI_BMITA_v3:
- the LOC109040852 gene encoding UDP-glycosyltransferase UGT4 isoform X1: MYEMKMACIFTIFILANISTTIFAHKILIFHPTPAYSHQQPAMGLTEALVKKGHDVFVLGPNKVPGLEGNYTYFDFSWLYEFNANFTTEGVNLQQEFSSQFMWIPFFRVYADMMRQMFESDTFKHFLRRVEDEKISFDVVTVESYVIPYGVALARLLTRNKPVISLLTMTGGDFYNEDAIGNIKHLSYSPSMLSPYTGQMSVWERLENWVTHHYVSSRLQNILESSARAHFRDTYGPDGEALVDGCWENISLAMISSNALYYYPRPITPNVIEVGPLHIKTPEKLPKILQDWLDGAGRGVIYFSLGSNMRSEKLPREALANILRVFGELPDGYRVLWKWESDSEVPSDRVTGLSNKRNILTQRWIPQQSVLAHPMVKLFITQGGCQSFQETVHYGVPTVGVPWFADQEVNVAKMVDAEVGFRLRPSELNSYEKVKTAINAVLFDKKYDENMKKMSSISHDFTSRAKDQAVFWVEHVAKHGGADHLRPHTANTSYFTYFCLDIISIILIITTIIFYILCKILTYSNMFSSSSKKIKSS, encoded by the exons AtgtatgaaatgaaaatggcatGCATATTTACTATTTTCATACTAGCAAATATCAGCACGACAATTTTTGCtcataaaatattgatttttcatcCGACGCCAGCGTATAGTCATCAGCAGCCAGCGATGGGTTTGACGGAGGCGCTGGTTAAAAAAGGCCACGACGTTTTTGTTTTGGGCCCTAATAAAGTGCCg GGACTGGAAGGAAATTACACCTACTTTGATTTTTCATGGTTGTACGAGTTTAACGCTAACTTTACAACAGAGGGTGTTAATTTACAGCAAGAATTCTCTAGCCAATTTATGTGGATTCCATTTTTTAGAGTGTACGCAGACATGATGCGGCAAATGTTTGAAAGTGACACCTTCAAGCATTTCCTCAG acgtGTAGAAGATGAGAAGATATCATTTGACGTTGTGACGGTAGAATCTTACGTCATTCCGTACGGGGTAGCACTGGCTCGTCTCCTAACCAGGAACAAACCCGTAATCTCCCTACTGACCATGACTGGTGGAGATTTTTACAACGAAGATGCAATCGGGAACATAAAACATTTGTCATATTCCCCCTCAATGCTGAGTCCTTACACTGGACAGATGAGCGTATGGGAACGTCTGGAGAATTGGGTTACGCATCACTACGTTTCATCGAGGTTGCAAAACATTCTCGAAAGTTCAGCTAGAGCCCATTTCAGAGACACGTATGGCCCGGATGGGGAGGCTCTTGTTGATGGGTGCTGGGAGAATATCAGTCTAGCCATGATTTCCTCCAACGCTCTTTACTATTACCCGAGGCCCATCACTCCCAATGTCATCGAAGTCGGACCTCTCCACATCAAAACGCCAGAAAAATTACCGAAG ATACTACAAGATTGGCTGGATGGAGCTGGTCGTGGCGTTATTTACTTCAGTCTTGGCAGCAACATGCGAAGTGAGAAATTACCTCGAGAGGCGTTGGCGAATATCTTGAGGGTTTTCGGAGAACTGCCAGATGGTTATCGGGTGCTGTGGAAATGGGAAAGTGATAGCGAGGTTCCAAGTGACCGGGTGACTGGACTGTCAAATAAAAGAAATATACTTACTCAAAGATGGATACCGCAGCAAAGCGTCTTGG CGCATCCGATGGTAAAATTGTTCATCACACAAGGAGGGTGTCAAAGCTTCCAAGAAACAGTTCACTATGGAGTTCCAACGGTAGGAGTACCCTGGTTTGCTGACCAAGAGGTAAACGTAGCAAAGATGGTTGACGCAGAGGTTGGCTTTCGTCTTCGACCCTCTGAGCTGAATTCATACGAAAAAGTTAAAACGGCGATCAATGCTGTTTTGTTCGATAAAAA ATATGacgaaaacatgaaaaaaatgtctaGCATATCGCACGATTTCACAAGTCGAGCGAAGGATCAAGCTGTTTTCTGGGTGGAGCATGTGGCCAAACATGGAGGAGCAGATCATTTGAGACCACATACCGCCAATACTTCTTACTTCACATACTTCTGCCTCGATATCATATCGATTATTTTGATCATTACTACAATAATATTCTATATCCTCTGTAAAATCCTTACCTACTCAAATATGTTCTCTAGCTCAAGTAAAAAGATTAAAAGCTCATaa
- the LOC109040852 gene encoding UDP-glucosyltransferase 2 isoform X2 encodes MWIPFFRVYADMMRQMFESDTFKHFLRRVEDEKISFDVVTVESYVIPYGVALARLLTRNKPVISLLTMTGGDFYNEDAIGNIKHLSYSPSMLSPYTGQMSVWERLENWVTHHYVSSRLQNILESSARAHFRDTYGPDGEALVDGCWENISLAMISSNALYYYPRPITPNVIEVGPLHIKTPEKLPKILQDWLDGAGRGVIYFSLGSNMRSEKLPREALANILRVFGELPDGYRVLWKWESDSEVPSDRVTGLSNKRNILTQRWIPQQSVLAHPMVKLFITQGGCQSFQETVHYGVPTVGVPWFADQEVNVAKMVDAEVGFRLRPSELNSYEKVKTAINAVLFDKKYDENMKKMSSISHDFTSRAKDQAVFWVEHVAKHGGADHLRPHTANTSYFTYFCLDIISIILIITTIIFYILCKILTYSNMFSSSSKKIKSS; translated from the exons ATGTGGATTCCATTTTTTAGAGTGTACGCAGACATGATGCGGCAAATGTTTGAAAGTGACACCTTCAAGCATTTCCTCAG acgtGTAGAAGATGAGAAGATATCATTTGACGTTGTGACGGTAGAATCTTACGTCATTCCGTACGGGGTAGCACTGGCTCGTCTCCTAACCAGGAACAAACCCGTAATCTCCCTACTGACCATGACTGGTGGAGATTTTTACAACGAAGATGCAATCGGGAACATAAAACATTTGTCATATTCCCCCTCAATGCTGAGTCCTTACACTGGACAGATGAGCGTATGGGAACGTCTGGAGAATTGGGTTACGCATCACTACGTTTCATCGAGGTTGCAAAACATTCTCGAAAGTTCAGCTAGAGCCCATTTCAGAGACACGTATGGCCCGGATGGGGAGGCTCTTGTTGATGGGTGCTGGGAGAATATCAGTCTAGCCATGATTTCCTCCAACGCTCTTTACTATTACCCGAGGCCCATCACTCCCAATGTCATCGAAGTCGGACCTCTCCACATCAAAACGCCAGAAAAATTACCGAAG ATACTACAAGATTGGCTGGATGGAGCTGGTCGTGGCGTTATTTACTTCAGTCTTGGCAGCAACATGCGAAGTGAGAAATTACCTCGAGAGGCGTTGGCGAATATCTTGAGGGTTTTCGGAGAACTGCCAGATGGTTATCGGGTGCTGTGGAAATGGGAAAGTGATAGCGAGGTTCCAAGTGACCGGGTGACTGGACTGTCAAATAAAAGAAATATACTTACTCAAAGATGGATACCGCAGCAAAGCGTCTTGG CGCATCCGATGGTAAAATTGTTCATCACACAAGGAGGGTGTCAAAGCTTCCAAGAAACAGTTCACTATGGAGTTCCAACGGTAGGAGTACCCTGGTTTGCTGACCAAGAGGTAAACGTAGCAAAGATGGTTGACGCAGAGGTTGGCTTTCGTCTTCGACCCTCTGAGCTGAATTCATACGAAAAAGTTAAAACGGCGATCAATGCTGTTTTGTTCGATAAAAA ATATGacgaaaacatgaaaaaaatgtctaGCATATCGCACGATTTCACAAGTCGAGCGAAGGATCAAGCTGTTTTCTGGGTGGAGCATGTGGCCAAACATGGAGGAGCAGATCATTTGAGACCACATACCGCCAATACTTCTTACTTCACATACTTCTGCCTCGATATCATATCGATTATTTTGATCATTACTACAATAATATTCTATATCCTCTGTAAAATCCTTACCTACTCAAATATGTTCTCTAGCTCAAGTAAAAAGATTAAAAGCTCATaa
- the LOC109040838 gene encoding UDP-glycosyltransferase UGT5, with amino-acid sequence MKTANLLAIVFTSFSTTVFSHRVLILQPTPSYSHQLPAMGLTEALVKKGHDVFFLSPDSVPGLQKNYTHFDFSWLYQYFHESLTEKGVHLQQQFSNQLTWIPFLEVWAGMVRHMFESDTFQQFLKRVQDEKISFDVVIVESFVIPYGVGLARLLTRNKPVISLATMTGGEFFNEDAIGNIKHLSYSPAMLSAFNGKMSLWERLENWVTHHYISSKLQNVVENSAKAHFRDTYGPDGDAFVEGCWGNISLAMITSNALYYYPRPITPNVIEVGPLHIKNSTKLSKTLQDWLDGAERGVIYFSLGSNMRSANLPRDALSNFLRVFRELPEGYRVLWKWEDDAEISKNEEGVGKSKVTNILTQKWIPQQEVLAHPKVKLFITQGGCQSFQETVHYGVPLVGVPWFGDQEVNVAKMVDAGIGVRLRPQELDSFVKVKQAVEAVLFDKRYAENMKKLSDLSHDFTRRAPDEAVFWVEHVAKHGGAAHLRPYIADTSYFRYFCLDLLSVILSISAVIFYFLWKILKYTTSSIPILSHEKLKSS; translated from the exons ATGAAAACAGCAAATTTATTAGCAATAGTTTTTACAAGTTTCAGCACAACTGTTTTTTCTCATAGAGTATTGATACTGCAACCGACTCCATCATATAGTCATCAACTCCCTGCGATGGGTTTGACAGAGGCTCTGGTGAAAAAAGGTCACGACGTTTTTTTCTTGAGCCCAGATTCAGTGCCG GGACTGCAGAAGAATTAcactcacttcgatttttcatgGCTGTACCAGTATTTTCACGAGAGCCTTACAGAAAAAGGCGTTCATTTACAGCAACAATTTTCAAATCAACTTACGTGGATACCATTTTTGGAAGTGTGGGCAGGGATGGTGCGGCACATGTTTGAAAGTGACACTTTCCAGCAGTTTCTTAA ACGCGTCCAAGATGAGAAGATATCATTCGACGTTGTGATCGTTGAATCTTTTGTCATTCCGTACGGGGTAGGCCTGGCTCGTCTCTTGACCAGAAACAAACCTGTAATCTCTTTGGCCACCATGACTGGAGGCGAATTTTTCAACGAGGATGCCATCGGGAACATAAAACATTTATCATATTCTCCAGCAATGCTAAGCGCCTTCAATGGTAAAATGAGTCTATGGGAGCGTTTGGAAAATTGGGTTACGCATCACTACATATCGTCGAAACTGCAGAATGTTGTTGAGAACTCCGCCAAAGCCCATTTTCGAGATACTTATGGCCCAGATGGAGACGCTTTCGTCGAAGGGTGCTGGGGAAACATTAGTCTCGCCATGATAACCTCAAACGCCCTGTATTACTATCCGAGGCCTATCACTCCCAATGTTATCGAAGTTGGGCCGCTTcacataaaaaattcaacaaaattatcCAAG ACATTGCAAGATTGGCTAGACGGGGCAGAGCGAGGAGTAATTTATTTCAGTCTCGGCAGTAACATGCGAAGTGCAAACCTACCCCGAGATGCATTGTCGAACTTCTTGAGGGTTTTCAGAGAGCTGCCGGAGGGTTACCGAGTGCTTTGGAAATGGGAGGACGAtgccgaaatttcaaaaaatgaggAGGGAGTCGGAAAATCAAAAGTAACTAATATCCTTACTCAAAAGTGGATACCTCAGCAAGAAGTCTTAG CACATCCGAAGGTAAAATTGTTCATCACACAAGGAGGATGTCAAAGCTTCCAAGAAACAGTTCACTACGGAGTACCACTGGTAGGCGTCCCTTGGTTTGGAGACCAAGAGGTGAACGTTGCAAAGATGGTGGACGCAGGAATTGGAGTTCGCCTCCGACCTCAGGAGTTAGATTCTTTTGTGAAAGTCAAACAAGCCGTCGAAGCTGTATTGTTCGATAAAAG gtatgctgaaaatatgaagaaattaTCTGATTTATCGCATGATTTCACAAGACGAGCTCCTGACGAAGCCGTTTTTTGGGTTGAACACGTAGCAAAACACGGTGGGGCCGCTCATCTGAGGCCATACATAGCTGATACTTCttatttcagatacttttgcctCGATCTTTTATCAGTTATCCTAAGCATTAGCGCAGTAATATTCTACTTCCTCTGGAAAATACTTAAGTATACGACTTCTAGTATACCGATATTGTCACATGAAAAACTTAAAAGCTCATAA